In Cicer arietinum cultivar CDC Frontier isolate Library 1 chromosome 7, Cicar.CDCFrontier_v2.0, whole genome shotgun sequence, the genomic window atcttagagttaggttttggtgttaTTGAGGAATGTTTCgctgaaaatgaatttaacccattggtgtatgaatttgagtagatgaagtttgacgtgttcataattcatgcttatgaaatttgatatgtgggGGTGCAATCATTGTTTGATCCCTGAGCCAAAAAtcttattcaaatatcttattCAATAAACTTACATCATTAAAGTGAAATTTTGAAAGGTATAGAAGAGCCTTATATCTTCAAAGAATTAGCAATGGCTAGAGGTACACGCTCTAATACTTTTCGCTTCCGCTATATTCATGGagtttcattttatatttttttgaaattctaTCACTATGGGCCCATAAatgcaaaattaatataactAGTAAACCAAATCCTGTATAGTTGAAATGATTAAGAGAATCAATCACAAATGAAGGTTTATAGTGCAACTTATATCTTACAAAATCGTTGGTATTACGTTAAGTATGTGTTATTTTTTAGCTTTGCGGCCTTTGATAGTCCAAGACCCAGGATGAGTTTTCGAAATACTACTCACCtaaacttttaattaattataatacataaatcaataaaatccTATAATTCAAATATCATACAATATATGGAAcgtattttattcaaatatcatACAATCTACAATGTCCATACAAAACAAACATTGGTTGAGATGATATATGAACTACTTTGCTGGTAGCAAAAGGGGGTCTATAACACCATACATATCTGGTTTCCTTCTCAAACTTGACAGAACCCAATATAACATTCCTGCAGAAAAGAAACTAATAAACCAAGCATTATTGTATATCACAGCAAAAGTGCTAGGAATTGAAGTTACAATTCCAACTTTCTGCAAGAATCCAGGAACAACAGGTAAAATTCCAACTACTAAAGCTACAATTGCTGCTACATTAAACCCCTTTGAATAATAGTATTCACCAAAAGGACTCCTTGTGTATAAATCACTTATTCTCAACTTTGTTTTTTGTATAAGATAGTAATCAACCAAAACAATCCCTCCAATAGGACCCATCAATGCAGAATATCCAACTAACCAAGTATAAACAAAACTCTCACTTGATTTCAAAAGCCTCCAAGGTTGGAATACTATTCCAAGTATTGAAGTTAATAATGCACCTCTTCTAAAAGTGAACCATGAAGGATTAAGATTAACAAGAGCATTTGCAGGTGCTACAACATTAGCAGCAATATTTGTTGTAATAGTTGCAAGACTTATACCAACAATTGCAAGAATAGTAGTTGtaaacccaccaattttaccaAGAAGTTGAATTGGATTAGAAATAACTTCACCAAAAATCACTTTTGTAGATGAAGCAACTGCTAAACCAACAAATGTAAATGCCCCCATAAAAATAGGTAGCCCAATTTGACCAACAACttgatctttttgactcttcgCATATCTAGTAAAATCAGGTATATTAAGAGCCACAGTAGCCCAAAAACTTATATTAGCAGTAAGAGAAGGgaaaaaaacagagaaaaactCTGTAGTTGAAAGCCTAGATGATAAACACAGCATGTGACTAAAGCCACCAGCTTTAACATAGGACCAAATAAGAAGACATGAAGTAAGAAAAATGAGTATTGGAGCTGAATACTTTTCAAGCTGTCTAATTCCATCCACACCTCTCAAAACAATAGCCAATTGGGCCACCCAAAAGACCATAAAACATGAAAATTCAAGTGGGGAAGTACCAAGCCATGGAAGAAAATTTGAAAACGAAGAAACTTGTTTTAATGATTTTGGTAAGAGTATGAAAATTGCTTCACCGCCAATCCAGGATTCAATTCCGTACCAACCACAACCAATTAAGGCTCTTAAAAGGGTTGG contains:
- the LOC101511629 gene encoding purine-uracil permease NCS1-like; translation: MNMLLKFPTLTFHIPRHTTTPFLKPSNYPFTHLSFPSKLTTNPFYVPSMKCSNSSSSSIHMQSTNFEFEPDPTLTNEDLKPTSQTQRTFSGLEIASLWVGLVVGVPSYYLAGSLVDLGMAWWQGISTVVIANMILLVPLVLTGHAGTHYGISFPVLARSSFGIHGAHIPTLLRALIGCGWYGIESWIGGEAIFILLPKSLKQVSSFSNFLPWLGTSPLEFSCFMVFWVAQLAIVLRGVDGIRQLEKYSAPILIFLTSCLLIWSYVKAGGFSHMLCLSSRLSTTEFFSVFFPSLTANISFWATVALNIPDFTRYAKSQKDQVVGQIGLPIFMGAFTFVGLAVASSTKVIFGEVISNPIQLLGKIGGFTTTILAIVGISLATITTNIAANVVAPANALVNLNPSWFTFRRGALLTSILGIVFQPWRLLKSSESFVYTWLVGYSALMGPIGGIVLVDYYLIQKTKLRISDLYTRSPFGEYYYSKGFNVAAIVALVVGILPVVPGFLQKVGIVTSIPSTFAVIYNNAWFISFFSAGMLYWVLSSLRRKPDMYGVIDPLLLPAK